A genomic segment from Gossypium hirsutum isolate 1008001.06 chromosome D04, Gossypium_hirsutum_v2.1, whole genome shotgun sequence encodes:
- the LOC107938834 gene encoding uncharacterized protein, which translates to MGFFNYGVAGVGFILIGFWEFINSLNPTLNPNPTPSSSSLSTQIKSASISKTKEDPFSSSPSFIFVSIFSLSIFLNSVVSIFDAFSSKDRVGTVLQLQVLSLALLFLLYSALGLLNNKKGSYFWPDPVLELVLLLAFVEEFLLYYLQRKDTSGIENRYFDLLCVPIAICVVSTMLELRSNRSIYSKSVRGIGLILHGTWFVQMGFSFYTNLMVHGCSLHEKSRGNYTIKCRSHPDYHRARSIATLQFNCHLALLVVLVVGMLLLIGKRNGVAVGASGDGLRYKPLGAEIQLMDSNGGNFTLDSDDDLDSGIKEEDDLVKEKSAVVELGGNGHASHV; encoded by the coding sequence atGGGATTTTTCAATTACGGCGTTGCCGGCGTTGGTTTCATCTTGATCGGGTTCTGGGAATTCATCAACTCCTTAAACCCAACCCTAAACCCGAATCCAactccatcttcttcttcactTTCAACCCAGATCAAATCTGCCTCTATTTCTAAAACTAAAGAGGACCCTTTTTCTTCTTCACCATCTTTCATCTTTGTATCAATCTTTTCCCTTTCGATTTTCTTGAATTCTGTGGTTTCAATCTTTGATGCTTTCAGTTCAAAAGATCGGGTGGGGACGGTGCTCCAGTTACAAGTGCTCTCACTTGCTCTGCTCTTCTTGCTTTACTCTGCTTTGGGTCTTTTAAATAATAAGAAAGGTTCATACTTTTGGCCTGATCCTGTTCTTGAATTAGTTCTGCTTTTAGCTTTTGTTGAAGAATTTTTGTTGTATTACTTGCAAAGAAAGGATACAAGTGGGATTGAGAATAGATATTTTGATCTTTTATGTGTTCCCATAGCAATTTGTGTGGTTTCAACAATGTTAGAATTGAGATCTAACAGGTCCATTTACTCGAAATCGGTACGAGGTATTGGGTTGATTTTACACGGAACATGGTTTGTGCAAATGGGATTTTCATTTTACACTAATTTGATGGTTCATGGATGTAGCTTACATGAAAAAAGTAGAGGGAATTATACTATTAAATGCAGAAGTCACCCTGATTATCATAGAGCAAGGTCTATTGCCACATTGCAATTCAATTGCCATCTTGCTTTGCTTGTGGTTCTGGTTGTTGGGATGTTATTGCTTATTGGCAAAAGAAATGGTGTTGCTGTTGGTGCTTCAGGGGATGGTTTGCGGTATAAGCCATTAGGGGCTGAAATACAGCTAATGGATAGTAATGGGGGGAATTTCACTTTGGATTCCGATGACGATCTCGACAGTGGGATTAAAGAAGAAGATGATTTGGTGAAAGAGAAGTCGGCTGTTGTGGAATTGGGTGGTAATGGCCATGCTTCACATGTCTGA
- the LOC107938827 gene encoding uncharacterized protein, producing MSNWMFLIRLDEVHEFLNSPFAEWLDVNITDPSRFPFASNNWDCFFAALCWCIWKQQNRGIFDVDSVVGGCPIHQTRRLWANSSWLKVNTEGARNEQFECAVVESVVQNHDGVWIAGCARNIDACSVLEISKDQILTN from the exons ATGTCAAATTGGATGTTTCTTATACGTCTTGATGAGGTTCATGAATTTCTAAACTCGCCATTTGCTGAGTGGTTGGATGTGAACATTACTGATCCCTCTCGGTTCCCTTTTGCCTCGAATAATTGGGACTGCTTTTTTGCTGCACTTTGCTGGTGCATTTGGAAGCAACAAAATAGAGGTATTTTCGATGTTGATTCTGTTGTGGGGGGCTGTCCCATACACCAAACGCGCCGACTTTGGGCTAATAGCAG CTGGTTGAAAGTGAATACGGAAGGGGCTAGGAATGAGCAGTTTGAATGTGCGGTTGTTGAGAGTGTTGTGCAGAATCATGATGGTGTTTGGATAGCTGGTTGTGCTCGTAATATTGATGCATGCTCAGTTCTTGAGATATCAAAGGACCAAATTTTgacgaattaa
- the LOC107938833 gene encoding LOW QUALITY PROTEIN: protein NRT1/ PTR FAMILY 5.9-like (The sequence of the model RefSeq protein was modified relative to this genomic sequence to represent the inferred CDS: inserted 1 base in 1 codon), with the protein MSGGGRVQGLSRSCILLIVIAGMERFAFKGVASNLVTYLTDVVQMSNSSAAKTVNSWCGFTSMLPLLVAPLADSFWDRYSTILTSSFVYVLGLGAVASTATIWTWSPPSNKSSPAFLFWSLCLISLGQGAYNPSLQAFGADQLDHDEELPSSKDDKSSNKKSLFFQWWYFGVCSGSLLGVILMSYIQDTFGWILGFAISMFAMITSVAIFTCGNRIYAYKPDKSIDSKPFQNILQVIKVTASKLVNGRIRINLPNDKSDVGELELQEKPLCDQKFGSNGGFDGNPRNKTYLLENXKIVLRLLPIWAMLLMFAVIFQQPATFFTKQGMTMKRNIGRNFKIPPATLQSAITLSIILMMPLYDKVLIPITQIVTRNQKGITVMQRMGVGMFLSIIAMIIAAVVETKRLEISKKMSSLESETVELSIFWLLPQYVLLGISDIFTVVGMQEFFYNEVPVRMRTMGFALYTSVFGLGSFLSALMISVIEAFTSSGGRQSWFSDDMREDGLDKYYWLLALASTLSLLFYAIFSKFYTTTSELENGNCK; encoded by the exons ATGTCTGGTGGTGGAAGAGTTCAGGGACTTTCCAGGTCATGTATTCTTCTTATTG TCATTGCTGGCATGGAGAGGTTTGCATTCAAAGGGGTGGCATCGAATTTGGTTACATATCTCACAGATGTAGTGCAAATGAGCAATTCTTCAGCAGCCAAAACAGTTAACAGTTGGTGTGGATTCACTTCAATGTTGCCACTGTTGGTGGCACCCTTGGCTGACTCTTTTTGGGATAGGTATTCAACCATTTTGACCTCATCTTTCGTCTATGTTTTG GGACTTGGAGCAGTGGCATCAACAGCAACGATATGGACATGGTCACCACCAAGCAACAAAAGCTCCCCAGCATTCCTATTTTGGTCTCTGTGTTTGATTTCACTAGGCCAAGGTGCATATAACCCATCTTTGCAAGCCTTTGGAGCTGACCAACTGGATCATGATGAAGAATTACCCTCTAGCAAGGATGACAAAAGCTCTAACAAAAAGAGTTTATTCTTCCAATGGTGGTATTTTGGTGTTTGTAGTGGCAGCCTCTTAGGTGTCATACTTATGTCCTACATCCAAGACACCTTTGGTTGGATACTTGGATTTGCCATCTCCATGTTTGCAATGATTACATCAGTTGCAATTTTCACATGTGGTAACCGAATCTATGCATATAAACCAGATAAAAGCATTGACAGTAAGCCATTTCAGAACATACTTCAAGTAATCAAAGTGACTGCATCAAAGCTTGTCAATGGCAGAATCAGAATCAACTTACCAAATGACAAGTCTGATGTAGGGGAGCTTGA GCTTCAAGAGAAACCACTTTGTGATCAAAAGTTTGGCAGCAATGGTGGTTTCGATGGGAATCCCAGAAACAAAACTTACCTGCTTGAAA GCAAAATAGTACTCAGGCTTTTGCCAATATGGGCAATGCTTCTGATGTTTGCTGTAATTTTCCAACAACCTGCAACCTTTTTTACGAAACAAGGCATGACAATGAAGAGGAACATCGGTAGGAACTTCAAGATCCCACCAGCAACACTACAAAGTGCAATTACGTTATCTATAATACTAATGATGCCATTATATGACAAAGTTTTGATCCCAATCACCCAAATTGTTACCCGCAATCAAAAAGGTATTACCGTAATGCAGAGGATGGGAGTCGGCATGTTTCTATCCATCATTGCTATGATCATAGCTGCAGTTGTCGAAACAAAGAGGCTCGAGATCAGCAAGAAGATGAGTTCCCTAGAATCAGAAACAGTAGAACTAAGCATCTTTTGGTTGCTTCCTCAATATGTTCTTCTAGGAATTTCAGACATTTTCACAGTTGTAGGGATGCAAGAGTTCTTCTACAATGAAGTACCTGTTAGGATGCGAACGATGGGGTTTGCACTGTACACAAGTGTTTTCGGGCTCGGAAGTTTCCTGAGTGCCTTGATGATTTCAGTCATTGAAGCCTTCACAAGTTCAGGAGGAAGACAAAGTTGGTTCTCTGATGACATGAGGGAAGACGGACTCGACAAGTACTACTGGCTTTTAGCCTTAGCAAGTACTTTGAGTTTACTGTTCTATGCAATTTTCTCCAAGTTCTATACAACGACAAGTGAACTCGAAAATGGAAACTGTAAATAA